One segment of Primulina tabacum isolate GXHZ01 chromosome 6, ASM2559414v2, whole genome shotgun sequence DNA contains the following:
- the LOC142548082 gene encoding uncharacterized protein LOC142548082, with product MVKENKIDKFRFVNPHSIPNLQKNIHDKTGKTERLNKRASYLADRLSGAAMDQLVLVPSCCDFHWTLTVIEPYKEIVYLLDSLCHRIRDEDWKYVVEMELRMFNSTKGRKGRKRVQWEVIKDPKQPDAKQCGYYVMRVMRQITEEFETLEGDSLRSIFTKMEYSMEETDEVRTELAECIQDHIYE from the exons ATGGTGAAAGAAAACAAGATTGACAAATTCAGATTCGTTAATCCACACAGCATCCCAAATTTGCAAAAAAATATACATGACAAAACAGGTAAAACTGAAAGGTTGAACAAGAGGGCGAGTTATTTAGCGGATAGGCTAAGTGGTGCAGCAATGGATCAATTGGTTTTGGTTCCAAGTTGTTGTGA TTTTCATTGGACTCTCACCGTCATCGAGCCTTATAAGGAGATTGTTTATTTGCTGGATTCCCTATGTCATCGCATTCGCGATGAGGATTGGAAATATGTTGTGGAAAT GGAGTTGAGAATGTTTAACTCAACTAAAGGAAGGAAAGGAAGAAAGCGTGTACAATGGGAAGTCATAAAG GATCCTAAGCAACCGGATGCGAAACAATGTGGTTATTATGTGATGAGAGTCATGAGGCAGATCACTGAAGAATTTGAAACTCTTGAGGGGGATTCACTACGATCGATA TTCACAAAAATGGAGTATTCTATGGAAGAAACTGATGAGGTGCGCACCGAGCTGGCCGAATGCATACAAGATCATATTTATGAATAG